A region of Candidatus Limnocylindria bacterium DNA encodes the following proteins:
- the pstB gene encoding phosphate ABC transporter ATP-binding protein PstB, with protein sequence MPDTETRERHDEAATPRSPVAESPATPRAIALRTEKLSAYYGAAQAVGDVDLTFEVGAVTAIIGPSGCGKSTLLRCLNRMHETTPGARAFGRVMLGDVEVYAPATDPVEVRSMVGMVFQKPNPFPMMSVYDNVAAGPRLRGWKMTRREMDDLVERNLRRAALWDEVKERLHRSGAALSGGQQQRLCIARALATDPSVLLMDEPCSALDPIATYKIEELVRELSHEVTIVIVTHNMQQASRVSERTAFMLAADDGVGRLVEFGRTDDLFTMPKDPRTEAYITGRFG encoded by the coding sequence ATGCCGGACACCGAAACACGCGAGCGGCACGACGAGGCTGCCACGCCGCGGTCGCCCGTGGCCGAGTCGCCGGCGACACCACGCGCGATCGCGCTGCGCACGGAGAAGCTGTCCGCCTATTACGGGGCGGCGCAGGCGGTCGGCGACGTCGATCTCACGTTCGAGGTCGGCGCGGTGACCGCCATCATCGGGCCGTCCGGCTGCGGCAAGTCGACGCTCCTCCGTTGCCTCAACCGCATGCACGAGACGACACCGGGCGCACGCGCCTTCGGTCGTGTCATGCTCGGCGACGTCGAGGTCTACGCGCCGGCGACCGATCCGGTCGAGGTCAGGAGCATGGTCGGAATGGTGTTCCAGAAGCCGAACCCGTTCCCGATGATGAGCGTGTACGACAACGTCGCGGCGGGTCCGCGGCTTCGCGGCTGGAAGATGACACGTCGCGAGATGGACGACCTCGTCGAACGGAATCTCCGCCGTGCCGCGCTGTGGGATGAGGTGAAGGAAAGGCTGCATCGCTCCGGCGCCGCGCTCTCGGGCGGGCAGCAGCAGCGGCTCTGCATCGCGCGCGCGCTCGCGACGGACCCGAGCGTGCTGCTGATGGACGAGCCCTGCTCGGCCCTCGACCCGATCGCCACGTACAAGATCGAGGAGCTCGTGCGCGAGCTGAGTCACGAGGTCACGATCGTGATCGTCACGCACAACATGCAGCAGGCCTCACGCGTGAGCGAGCGGACCGCGTTCATGCTCGCCGCGGACGATGGCGTCGGCCGCCTCGTCGAGTTCGGCCGGACCGACGACCTGTTCACGATGCCGAAGGATCCACGTACCGAGGCGTACATCACGGGGCGCTTCGGATGA
- the pstA gene encoding phosphate ABC transporter permease PstA — MAVAVATPSSAIPARHRVIARRRVAEGAVIALLLLATLVAVALLVTILGYVIVRGLPAIDLAFFTERPKPFGEVGGGIAPALIGTVLLAAVSGAIAIPVGIAAAIFVVEYRSGRFAAPVRFAAELIAGLPSIVIGVFVWTLLVRGLVGHYAAIAGAVALAVIMVPIVARTVEEVLRLVPNSLREAALALGAPRWKVILSIVLPTARAGLLTASILALARSAGETAPLLLTALGNDFFSTDLLRPIGALPLAIYRYAISPYDDWHTKAWGASLVLVVVIGAVGMVLRVVARQRVR; from the coding sequence ATGGCCGTTGCGGTGGCCACTCCGTCATCGGCGATCCCGGCGCGTCATCGCGTCATCGCTCGGAGACGCGTTGCGGAGGGCGCCGTCATCGCGCTTCTCCTGCTCGCGACGCTCGTCGCGGTGGCGCTCCTCGTCACGATCCTCGGCTACGTCATCGTGCGTGGTCTGCCTGCGATCGACCTGGCGTTCTTCACCGAGCGGCCGAAGCCCTTCGGCGAGGTCGGCGGCGGCATCGCCCCCGCACTGATCGGGACCGTCCTCCTCGCCGCCGTCTCGGGCGCGATCGCGATCCCGGTCGGGATCGCCGCGGCGATCTTCGTCGTCGAGTACCGCTCCGGCCGCTTCGCAGCGCCGGTGCGCTTCGCGGCAGAGCTCATCGCGGGACTGCCATCGATCGTCATCGGTGTCTTCGTCTGGACGCTGCTCGTCAGGGGCCTCGTCGGCCACTACGCCGCGATCGCTGGAGCGGTCGCACTCGCGGTGATCATGGTCCCGATCGTCGCGCGCACCGTCGAGGAGGTGCTGAGGCTTGTCCCGAATTCGCTGCGCGAGGCGGCGCTCGCGCTCGGCGCCCCGCGGTGGAAGGTCATCCTGTCGATCGTCCTGCCCACCGCGCGCGCGGGATTGCTCACCGCCTCGATCCTCGCGCTCGCGCGGTCGGCCGGGGAGACCGCTCCGCTGCTGCTGACCGCTCTCGGCAACGATTTCTTCAGCACCGACCTGCTGCGGCCGATCGGTGCCCTGCCACTCGCGATCTACCGCTATGCGATCTCGCCGTACGACGACTGGCACACCAAGGCGTGGGGCGCCTCGCTCGTCCTCGTCGTCGTGATCGGTGCGGTCGGCATGGTGCTGCGGGTCGTGGCGCGGCAGCGGGTCCGCTGA
- the pstC gene encoding phosphate ABC transporter permease subunit PstC, whose translation MTRTFDRAFATGVAALALLVPLTLVAIAVLLLIGAWQSLTTFGFSYFTTTVWDPVHFVFGAAAYVYGTVVTTVVAVAIATPIAVGSAIYLTEFAPRAVRAPVSFTIELLAYIPSIVYGLWAIFVMVPVMRSVIEPGLQATLGQLPVIGRLFSGTPIGLDLLSGGVVLAIMILPILMAVSREVLLAVPPTQREAMIGLGATRWEAVSRAVLPYARPGIIGGAVLGVARAFGETMAVTMVVGNSSRDISGSLFIPGYTMASAIANQFVEADSDLYFSAIVEIALVLLLVGIVVNAVARVLIRRSIADRPAGAVV comes from the coding sequence GTGACCCGCACCTTCGACCGAGCGTTCGCGACTGGCGTGGCGGCACTGGCGCTGCTGGTGCCGCTCACGCTCGTCGCGATCGCGGTACTCCTTCTGATCGGCGCCTGGCAGTCGCTCACGACCTTCGGGTTCTCGTACTTCACGACGACCGTCTGGGATCCGGTGCACTTCGTTTTCGGGGCCGCGGCCTATGTCTACGGGACCGTCGTCACCACCGTGGTGGCGGTGGCGATCGCCACTCCGATCGCCGTCGGTTCCGCGATCTACCTCACCGAGTTCGCGCCGCGCGCGGTGCGCGCGCCCGTCTCTTTTACCATCGAGCTCCTCGCGTACATCCCCAGCATCGTCTACGGCCTCTGGGCGATCTTCGTGATGGTCCCGGTGATGCGCTCCGTCATCGAACCGGGACTGCAGGCGACCCTCGGCCAGCTGCCGGTGATCGGCAGGCTCTTCAGCGGAACGCCCATCGGGCTCGATCTGCTGAGCGGCGGCGTGGTCCTCGCGATCATGATCCTGCCGATCCTCATGGCCGTATCCCGCGAGGTCCTGCTCGCTGTCCCGCCGACGCAGCGCGAGGCGATGATCGGCCTTGGCGCGACCAGGTGGGAAGCCGTGAGCCGGGCGGTACTGCCGTACGCGCGGCCAGGGATCATCGGCGGCGCGGTCCTCGGTGTCGCTCGAGCCTTCGGCGAGACGATGGCCGTGACCATGGTCGTCGGGAACTCGTCGCGCGACATCAGTGGTTCGCTGTTCATCCCGGGCTACACCATGGCGTCGGCGATCGCGAATCAGTTCGTGGAAGCTGACAGCGACCTGTACTTCAGCGCGATCGTCGAGATCGCGCTGGTCCTTCTGCTCGTGGGGATCGTCGTGAACGCGGTCGCGCGAGTGCTCATTCGGCGCTCGATCGCCGATCGTCCCGCGGGCGCGGTGGTCTGA
- the pstS gene encoding phosphate ABC transporter substrate-binding protein PstS, which translates to MKKPLIASTLAFATLLTACGGATPAATSVPSGGGPAAADPCGVPVKGKCPTEASALTGAGATFPAPIYTKWVDEYNKLTGIQINYQAVGSGGGIKSFTDKTVDFGASDVPLTDAQIDAITGGLYMVPTIMGAVVPTYNIPNVTASLKFTPDALAGIYLGTITKWNDPKIASENTGVTLPDTAITTVHRSDGSGTTGVFTDYLSKISADWKTKVGSATSVNWPGGVGGSGNAGVAGAVKSTPGAIGYVELIYAIQNKITYGVVKNAAGKYVEASLDSTTKAADGFTMPDLGNLKGQQAKISITNSSNADAWPISTFTFLVVGKDISDKAKAQAILRFAWYGTHEGQGFAKELGYAPLPSGVVTSAEAVLRAVTSGGTAVLPK; encoded by the coding sequence ATGAAAAAGCCCCTGATCGCGTCCACCCTGGCGTTCGCGACTTTGCTCACCGCCTGCGGCGGCGCGACCCCAGCCGCGACGAGCGTGCCCAGCGGTGGCGGCCCCGCGGCAGCCGACCCGTGCGGCGTGCCCGTGAAGGGCAAGTGCCCGACCGAGGCGAGCGCACTCACCGGCGCGGGCGCGACGTTCCCGGCGCCGATCTACACGAAGTGGGTCGACGAATACAACAAGCTCACCGGCATCCAGATCAACTACCAGGCCGTGGGCTCGGGCGGCGGCATCAAGTCGTTCACCGACAAGACGGTCGACTTCGGCGCCTCCGACGTGCCTCTGACCGATGCGCAGATCGACGCCATCACCGGCGGCCTCTACATGGTGCCGACGATCATGGGTGCCGTCGTCCCGACCTACAACATCCCGAACGTGACGGCGTCGCTCAAGTTCACGCCCGACGCCCTTGCCGGGATCTACCTGGGGACGATCACGAAGTGGAACGATCCGAAGATCGCGAGTGAGAACACCGGCGTAACGCTCCCCGACACGGCGATCACGACCGTTCACCGCTCGGACGGCTCCGGGACCACTGGGGTATTCACCGATTACCTCTCGAAGATCAGCGCGGACTGGAAGACCAAGGTCGGCTCCGCCACATCGGTGAACTGGCCGGGCGGTGTGGGCGGCTCGGGCAACGCCGGCGTCGCGGGTGCCGTGAAGAGCACCCCCGGCGCGATCGGTTATGTCGAGCTCATCTACGCGATCCAGAACAAGATCACCTACGGCGTCGTGAAGAATGCTGCCGGCAAGTACGTCGAGGCGAGCCTGGACTCGACGACCAAGGCTGCCGACGGCTTCACGATGCCCGACCTCGGCAACCTCAAGGGCCAGCAGGCGAAGATCTCGATCACCAACTCGAGCAATGCGGACGCCTGGCCGATCTCGACGTTCACGTTCCTCGTCGTCGGCAAGGACATCTCGGACAAGGCGAAGGCCCAGGCGATCCTCCGGTTCGCCTGGTATGGAACGCATGAAGGGCAGGGCTTCGCGAAGGAGCTCGGATACGCACCACTGCCATCTGGTGTCGTCACTTCCGCCGAAGCGGTGCTCCGTGCGGTGACCAGCGGGGGCACCGCGGTCCTGCCCAAGTAG
- a CDS encoding response regulator transcription factor, producing the protein MARIVLVDDDANLRHTLGYALRQEGFEVFAAEDGERGLEAFHQSRPDVVLLDVMLPSLDGFEVCRRIRKESDVPILMLTARDTELDKVVGLELGADDYLAKPFSTRELVARVRALLRRTRQTVTPVGERLESAGLLLDAVRHRVTLEGREIALKPKEFDLLAFFMAHPGQVFGREQLLASVWGYDFAGDSRTVDTHVKTLREKLDDDAEHPLWIDTVRGVGYRFRETAPP; encoded by the coding sequence GTGGCACGGATCGTTCTCGTCGACGACGACGCGAATCTGCGTCACACGCTCGGTTACGCGCTGCGCCAGGAAGGCTTCGAAGTGTTCGCGGCCGAGGACGGCGAGCGTGGCCTCGAGGCGTTCCATCAGAGCCGGCCGGACGTCGTTCTCCTCGACGTCATGCTTCCGAGTCTCGATGGGTTCGAGGTTTGCCGACGCATCCGCAAGGAGAGCGATGTGCCGATCCTCATGCTGACCGCGCGCGACACCGAGCTCGACAAGGTCGTGGGCCTCGAGCTCGGCGCCGACGATTACCTCGCGAAGCCCTTCTCAACGCGCGAGCTGGTTGCGCGGGTGCGCGCGCTGCTTCGAAGAACGCGCCAGACGGTGACCCCGGTGGGGGAACGGCTCGAGAGCGCGGGGCTCCTGCTGGACGCGGTCCGCCACCGGGTAACGCTTGAGGGTCGCGAGATCGCGCTCAAGCCGAAGGAGTTCGACCTCCTCGCGTTCTTCATGGCCCACCCGGGGCAGGTGTTCGGCCGGGAGCAGCTGCTTGCGAGCGTCTGGGGCTACGACTTTGCCGGCGACTCGCGCACCGTCGACACGCACGTGAAGACCCTCCGCGAGAAGCTCGACGACGACGCCGAGCACCCGTTGTGGATCGACACGGTCCGTGGCGTCGGCTATCGCTTCCGCGAGACGGCACCCCCTTAG
- a CDS encoding ATP-binding protein, which produces MPRSIRARVLLGSVIAILVALAVVAVAVPGIATQHEIDVLGARLASEAALAGDLSRDLFVRADADALDLLAKRIASDASVRVTFVATDGTVLGESDEDRRTMENHGSRPEIVPALAGGEGRAVRFSTTLGRDLLYVAVPVRIGDTIVGVSRLALPLVAVDALAARLSLSLLAAAVIAAVVAIVAAWVIQRAIARPIELLTERAEAQDAAFEIRGPVEVERLAAALRRSSAAVRVEHAAAEAERDRLATLIDQLGDAIFIADADGRVLLANAAARATAGEGVIGRQLPEVIRHHETLGAIASAREGREATATIERAEPRRFLRAFARPLERGQILVVIQDLTTLRRLETVRSDFVANVSHELRRPITSLKAMAEALEEGALDDPAAARDFVHRMHQEIDGLAQLTNELLALTRIESGAETLALAPQSPGDLLTECARRMGPLASRADVALLVEPTDAPPVRADGDRVGQVLANLVHNAVKFTPAGGNVRLSAARDDGRVVFSVSDTGVGIERKDLERVFERFYKADRSRSGGGTGLGLAIAKHIVQAHGGDIEARSDGPGRGTTFRFTLPLA; this is translated from the coding sequence GTGCCGCGCTCGATCCGCGCACGCGTCCTGCTCGGGTCGGTCATCGCCATCCTCGTCGCCCTCGCGGTCGTCGCCGTCGCTGTCCCTGGCATCGCGACGCAACACGAGATCGACGTGCTGGGCGCGCGCCTGGCATCCGAGGCCGCGCTTGCCGGGGACCTGTCGCGCGACCTCTTCGTGCGCGCGGATGCCGACGCGCTCGACCTGCTCGCCAAGCGCATCGCATCCGATGCGAGCGTGCGCGTGACCTTCGTCGCGACCGATGGAACGGTGCTCGGCGAGTCCGACGAAGACCGTCGGACGATGGAGAACCACGGCTCACGGCCCGAGATCGTGCCTGCCCTCGCTGGTGGCGAAGGACGCGCGGTCCGTTTCTCGACGACCTTGGGACGCGATCTCCTGTACGTCGCCGTGCCGGTGCGCATCGGCGACACCATCGTCGGCGTTTCGCGGCTCGCGCTCCCGCTCGTCGCGGTCGACGCACTCGCCGCGCGTCTCTCGCTGTCGCTACTCGCGGCAGCGGTCATCGCCGCGGTCGTTGCGATCGTCGCCGCTTGGGTCATCCAGCGCGCCATCGCGCGCCCGATCGAACTGCTCACCGAACGCGCGGAAGCGCAGGACGCGGCGTTTGAGATACGCGGTCCGGTAGAGGTCGAGCGACTGGCGGCTGCGCTCCGGCGTTCCTCGGCCGCAGTGCGAGTGGAGCATGCGGCAGCGGAAGCGGAGCGCGATCGGCTCGCGACACTGATCGACCAGCTCGGTGACGCGATCTTCATCGCCGATGCGGACGGGCGCGTGCTCCTCGCCAACGCGGCGGCGCGCGCGACCGCCGGAGAGGGTGTGATCGGGCGCCAGCTCCCCGAGGTGATCCGCCACCACGAGACCCTGGGCGCGATCGCTTCGGCCCGCGAGGGCCGCGAGGCGACCGCAACGATCGAGCGCGCCGAGCCGCGCCGCTTCCTGCGCGCGTTCGCGCGGCCCCTCGAGCGCGGTCAGATCCTTGTCGTCATTCAAGACCTCACGACGCTGCGCCGCCTCGAGACAGTGCGTTCGGACTTCGTGGCGAACGTTTCGCACGAGCTGCGGCGGCCCATCACCTCACTGAAGGCGATGGCCGAAGCGCTGGAGGAAGGTGCGCTGGACGATCCCGCCGCGGCCCGCGACTTCGTCCACCGCATGCACCAGGAGATCGACGGCCTCGCTCAGCTCACGAACGAGCTGCTCGCCCTCACGCGGATCGAGTCGGGTGCCGAGACGCTCGCGCTCGCGCCTCAGTCGCCCGGCGATCTGCTCACCGAGTGCGCGCGGCGGATGGGACCGCTCGCCTCGCGCGCCGATGTCGCGCTGCTCGTCGAACCGACTGACGCCCCGCCCGTCCGCGCCGATGGCGACCGAGTTGGGCAGGTGCTGGCGAATCTCGTGCACAACGCTGTGAAGTTCACGCCCGCCGGCGGGAACGTCCGGCTCTCCGCGGCGCGCGATGACGGCCGCGTCGTCTTCAGCGTCTCCGACACCGGGGTCGGCATCGAACGCAAGGACCTCGAGCGCGTGTTCGAGCGCTTCTACAAGGCCGATCGGTCGCGGTCGGGCGGCGGCACGGGGCTGGGCCTCGCGATCGCGAAGCACATCGTGCAGGCGCACGGCGGCGACATCGAAGCCCGGAGCGATGGACCGGGCCGCGGGACCACCTTCCGCTTCACGCTGCCGCTGGCGTAG
- a CDS encoding saccharopine dehydrogenase NADP-binding domain-containing protein: protein MRRVVVIGAGFFGRVIARRLADVGVMPMVASRTSGELRLDVEDGASMRAALRQGDVIVDTAGPFQQRSTALVEAAIGLGCDVVDLSDSLGYARAVLALHERAVANGVRVFTSCSAIATVAASAIRASGRVAPETCDLFLAPASADTGNPATIRAFLASVDWSRSREFPADRRRGYRVESAAAVVLPRSWPSLRWVDFWVDPNAPFAAKGVALASRLGLTGAFSAVAPVSARLLGRRDGSFSIAISEAGRYSLTRLSAPRGSYLIAAEPAVIAAESLARGIDDPPGVVPADKQVDPDVLFARLRALAVDVRT, encoded by the coding sequence GTGAGACGCGTCGTGGTGATCGGCGCCGGCTTCTTCGGCCGCGTGATCGCGCGCCGTCTCGCGGACGTCGGGGTCATGCCGATGGTCGCCTCTCGCACGAGTGGTGAGCTGCGCCTCGATGTCGAGGACGGCGCCTCGATGCGAGCCGCGCTGCGCCAGGGCGATGTGATCGTCGACACGGCCGGGCCGTTCCAGCAGCGCTCGACCGCGCTCGTCGAAGCCGCGATCGGGCTCGGCTGCGACGTCGTCGATCTGTCCGATTCGCTCGGCTACGCGCGCGCCGTGCTCGCGCTGCACGAGCGCGCGGTCGCGAATGGCGTGCGGGTCTTCACCTCCTGCAGCGCGATCGCGACGGTGGCCGCGTCGGCCATCCGCGCCAGCGGGCGTGTCGCACCCGAGACATGCGACCTCTTTCTCGCGCCGGCGTCCGCCGACACGGGCAATCCGGCGACGATCCGGGCGTTCCTCGCGTCGGTCGACTGGTCGCGGTCGCGCGAGTTTCCCGCCGATCGCCGGCGCGGCTACCGGGTCGAGAGCGCGGCCGCGGTGGTGCTGCCTCGCTCGTGGCCCAGCCTGCGCTGGGTCGACTTCTGGGTCGACCCGAACGCACCGTTCGCGGCGAAAGGGGTCGCGCTCGCGTCGCGCCTCGGGCTGACCGGCGCGTTCTCCGCGGTCGCGCCCGTCTCGGCGCGTCTCCTCGGCCGCCGCGACGGATCGTTCTCCATCGCGATCAGCGAGGCCGGGCGATACTCGCTCACGCGTCTCTCCGCGCCCCGCGGTAGCTATCTCATCGCCGCGGAGCCGGCCGTGATCGCAGCGGAGTCGCTCGCGCGCGGCATCGATGACCCGCCGGGGGTCGTGCCGGCCGACAAGCAGGTCGATCCCGACGTGCTCTTCGCGCGCCTCCGCGCTCTCGCCGTGGACGTGCGCACCTAG
- a CDS encoding response regulator transcription factor — MTSVLVVDDERAMVGMVAALLGEDGYEVVTAYDGEAALKRHAEESPDLVILDRGLPKMSGDDVCRRIRAISSTPILMLTGEKGSDERARLLDLGADDYLEKPFSRKELSARVRALLRRAAPTARASPAASIGKLTVDARAHQATVAGQSLDLTPTEFRLLAALAGHPGEVVDRRALLRAGWPDERDPDPEWLKAHLARLRSKLDLAGAPSLSNVRGVGYRLG; from the coding sequence GTGACGAGCGTGCTGGTCGTCGACGACGAGCGCGCGATGGTGGGCATGGTCGCGGCGCTCCTCGGCGAGGACGGCTACGAGGTCGTGACCGCCTACGACGGGGAGGCCGCGCTCAAGCGCCACGCGGAAGAGTCGCCGGACCTCGTGATCCTCGATCGCGGCCTGCCGAAGATGTCGGGCGACGACGTCTGCCGGCGCATCCGTGCCATCTCGTCAACGCCGATCCTCATGCTCACCGGCGAGAAGGGGAGCGACGAGCGCGCGCGGCTGCTCGACCTCGGCGCCGACGACTATCTCGAGAAGCCATTCTCGAGAAAAGAGCTCTCGGCCCGCGTGCGAGCGCTCCTCCGTCGCGCCGCGCCCACTGCGCGCGCGAGCCCCGCGGCATCGATCGGGAAGCTCACGGTCGATGCGCGCGCGCATCAGGCCACGGTCGCGGGCCAATCACTGGATCTCACACCCACCGAGTTCCGCCTGCTCGCTGCGCTCGCGGGCCATCCCGGCGAGGTCGTGGATCGTCGCGCCCTGCTACGGGCGGGCTGGCCTGACGAGCGCGATCCCGATCCCGAGTGGCTCAAGGCGCACCTCGCTCGGCTTCGCTCGAAGCTCGACCTAGCGGGAGCCCCATCACTTTCCAACGTGCGCGGCGTCGGCTATCGCCTCGGTTAG
- a CDS encoding GAF domain-containing protein, producing the protein MTPTDAERKLRELSFLHEVAQLASSARDWDEMLRIVIDRTTDAMRAEVSSLYLLEKRDGLVRLVATNGLNPRAVGRATLRVGEGITGWVANARVPLAVRDVRNEPRWKNVPSVDVDRFTSMLSVPLVSRDEVIGVMNVQTREPRDFDRTEIDFLQTIANQVAGIIEKGRLQRESERKLREVSALFEVSNVLTSTLDLDEVLALIVDRLVRVYPGSVGAILLRDGDVVRERARSGEIGKALLQTARRSMDEARPIVEGEHVALPLLAGDRLLGAVALRVPSGTELADEEVAFVGALANQAALAIDKAALYALERQNTETLRELERARTEFVAVVTHDLRTPLSVIRGYLDLLAEKNGNRKIPIDEAVQQVVRLDQLVDRILAGVRVENPDFTLRRTRFDLRVTAIAALKEVAPLARRHKLVAPREGTAIWVRGDRRRTAEVLAGLVHNATKYAPEDTRIAVKVERRRDRGVVRVTDEGPGVAAQDRARIFEPYVRAAAHAGLPGSGIGLFASRRVVEAQGGDIWYEENAGGGSVFAFSVPLMKEVRA; encoded by the coding sequence GTGACTCCCACCGATGCCGAACGGAAACTGCGTGAGCTTTCCTTCCTCCATGAGGTCGCGCAGCTCGCGTCCTCCGCACGCGACTGGGACGAGATGCTTCGCATCGTGATCGACCGCACCACCGACGCGATGCGGGCCGAGGTGTCGAGTCTGTATCTCCTCGAGAAGCGTGATGGCCTGGTGCGTCTCGTCGCCACGAACGGGCTCAACCCGCGAGCCGTCGGCCGCGCGACGCTCCGCGTGGGGGAGGGCATCACGGGCTGGGTGGCGAACGCGCGCGTCCCCCTCGCCGTGCGCGACGTGCGGAACGAGCCGCGCTGGAAGAACGTCCCGTCCGTCGACGTCGACCGATTCACCTCGATGCTGTCGGTGCCACTCGTGTCGCGCGACGAGGTCATCGGCGTGATGAACGTCCAGACCCGCGAGCCGCGCGACTTCGACCGCACCGAGATCGACTTCCTCCAGACGATCGCGAACCAGGTCGCGGGCATCATCGAGAAGGGGCGGCTGCAGCGCGAGTCCGAGCGCAAGCTGCGCGAGGTCTCGGCGCTCTTCGAGGTCTCGAACGTCCTGACCTCGACCCTCGATCTCGACGAGGTGCTCGCGCTCATCGTCGATCGCCTGGTCCGGGTCTATCCCGGATCGGTCGGCGCCATCCTGCTCCGCGACGGGGACGTCGTGCGCGAGCGCGCGCGCTCGGGTGAGATCGGGAAGGCCCTGCTGCAGACGGCGCGCCGATCGATGGACGAGGCGCGGCCGATCGTCGAGGGCGAGCATGTCGCGCTGCCGCTCCTGGCGGGCGACCGGCTCCTCGGCGCAGTCGCGCTGCGCGTTCCCAGCGGGACCGAGCTCGCGGATGAAGAGGTCGCGTTCGTCGGCGCCCTGGCCAACCAGGCCGCACTCGCCATCGACAAGGCGGCGCTCTACGCGCTCGAGCGACAGAACACGGAGACCCTGCGCGAGCTCGAGCGAGCACGCACCGAATTCGTCGCCGTCGTCACACACGACCTGCGAACGCCGCTCTCTGTCATCCGCGGCTACCTCGATCTGCTCGCGGAGAAGAACGGCAACCGCAAGATCCCGATCGACGAGGCGGTGCAACAGGTCGTTCGGCTCGACCAGCTCGTCGATCGCATCCTCGCGGGAGTGCGCGTCGAGAATCCCGACTTCACGCTGCGCCGCACCCGCTTCGACCTGCGCGTGACGGCCATCGCTGCGTTGAAGGAGGTCGCGCCGCTGGCCCGTCGGCACAAGCTCGTCGCTCCGCGCGAGGGGACGGCGATATGGGTGCGCGGCGACCGGCGCCGCACCGCGGAAGTGCTCGCGGGTCTCGTGCACAACGCGACGAAGTACGCGCCCGAGGACACGCGCATCGCCGTCAAGGTCGAGCGACGGCGCGACCGCGGTGTCGTGCGCGTGACGGACGAGGGACCGGGGGTCGCCGCGCAGGATCGCGCGCGGATCTTCGAGCCGTACGTCCGCGCCGCGGCGCACGCCGGACTGCCCGGCTCCGGCATCGGCCTCTTCGCGTCGCGGCGCGTCGTCGAGGCGCAGGGCGGCGACATCTGGTACGAGGAGAACGCGGGCGGTGGCAGCGTCTTCGCGTTCAGCGTGCCGCTCATGAAAGAGGTGCGCGCGTGA
- a CDS encoding ABC transporter ATP-binding protein, producing the protein MQTVIRTEKLTKRFGTLVAVDGLDLEVREGEVFGFLGPNGAGKTTTLRLLCALIGPTSGTAEVAGYKLGRQDPQIRAAVGILTEQPGLYERQSAWDNLVFFATLYGLDRTTAARQAEHFLRLMGLWDRRLEAVATFSRGMKQKMAIARAALHEPRVLFLDEPTTGLDPDAAKTVREFIVAVRGEGRTVFLCTHNLDEADRLCDRIAFFRQSVIRIDTPDHLRAELYGRATEIRLMPTPRAEDLVRVRAVNGVREARLENGSIIVSAADPLRTNPLLVRALVDGGAQIAYVIERKVHLEEVYLSIVEGQK; encoded by the coding sequence GTGCAGACCGTGATCCGGACAGAGAAGCTCACCAAGCGCTTCGGCACGCTCGTCGCGGTCGACGGGCTCGACCTCGAGGTCCGCGAGGGCGAGGTGTTCGGCTTTCTTGGACCGAACGGCGCGGGAAAGACGACGACGCTGCGCCTGCTCTGCGCGCTCATCGGTCCGACATCGGGGACGGCGGAGGTCGCCGGTTACAAGTTGGGGCGCCAGGATCCCCAGATCCGCGCGGCGGTCGGGATCCTCACCGAGCAGCCGGGCCTGTACGAGCGCCAGTCCGCTTGGGACAACCTCGTGTTCTTCGCGACGCTGTACGGGCTCGATCGCACGACGGCGGCGCGTCAGGCCGAGCACTTCCTGCGGCTCATGGGCCTGTGGGACCGGCGCCTCGAAGCGGTCGCGACGTTCTCGCGCGGCATGAAGCAGAAGATGGCGATCGCGCGCGCGGCACTGCACGAGCCGCGCGTGCTCTTCCTCGACGAGCCGACCACCGGTCTCGATCCCGACGCGGCGAAGACCGTGCGCGAGTTCATCGTCGCGGTGCGCGGCGAGGGACGCACCGTCTTCCTCTGCACGCACAACCTCGACGAAGCCGATCGCCTCTGTGACCGCATCGCGTTCTTCCGGCAGTCGGTCATCCGCATCGACACACCGGATCATCTTCGAGCCGAGCTGTACGGGCGCGCGACGGAGATCCGGCTCATGCCGACGCCGCGCGCGGAAGACCTCGTGCGCGTGCGGGCCGTGAACGGAGTGAGAGAAGCGCGCCTGGAGAACGGATCGATCATCGTGTCGGCGGCGGACCCGCTACGGACGAACCCACTCCTCGTGCGCGCACTCGTCGACGGCGGCGCTCAGATCGCGTACGTCATCGAGCGCAAGGTGCACCTCGAAGAGGTCTACCTGAGCATCGTGGAAGGACAGAAGTAG